The Gammaproteobacteria bacterium nucleotide sequence GAATCGGACATGTTCTATTCCTCTGATTGTAAAACCACAGAGTGCAGAAAATTATTTCAGGTGTATAGAGTGGGGTTTATTTTGCGCTTACCATTAATTCTTCAGGATAAATGCATTCTGTTTTTAAAGTACCAAAGAAACTTTCTGCAACCGCATTGTCCCAGCAATCGCCTTTACGACTCATACTGCTAACGTCTAAGAAACGACCGAAAGTCCTTTGAGCAGTACTGACAGCCACGATCTGAGTGCACTATATCGGGCGCGGTACCCGATTCCTTATCCCCATTTCAAGAGCCCTGATCATAAGGGAGCTTTCCATATTATTGCCCATCGACCACCCCACAATATGACGAGAAAACAGATCAATGAAAACGACTAGATACAACCAGCCTGCTTGCGTCTGAATATAGGTCAAATCAGTCACCCACACCTGATTGGGTTCTTCTACACAAAAATTCCGACGTAGAAAATTACGAGCAACAGGTTTGTTATGATCCGAATTAGTAGTAACCACAAATGACT carries:
- a CDS encoding transposase produces the protein MSRKGDCWDNAVAESFFGTLKTECIYPEELMVSAK
- a CDS encoding DDE-type integrase/transposase/recombinase → MVTTNSDHNKPVARNFLRRNFCVEEPNQVWVTDLTYIQTQAGWLYLVVFIDLFSRHIVGWSMGNNMESSLMIRALEMGIRNRVPRPI